Proteins encoded in a region of the uncultured Paludibaculum sp. genome:
- a CDS encoding ABC transporter permease: protein MSIWSRIAHVFRPGSLDRELEEELQSHIDEAVESGRDPEEARRAFGRMLQTREQSRDIRIATWLDSLRADAVFGWRQIVKRKVTSGAAILSLALAIGACTSAFRLVDAMLLRPLPVSDPGSLFVLSYEVLDNDDKKDVADSFEYPLFRQLRAAAHGQAELMAISYAGQVDLTFGTDQEMEKAYRQYVSGWTFETLGLRPELGRLLAANDDVKPGGHPYAVLSYDFWKRRFGGDRNVIGRTFRQGTSTYEVVGVLTAGFTGTETGTMTDVFVPTMMNAKAIDNPNWSWFRTWVRLKPGVEEELMRQKLRAAMLAARQEKAKEWKSPGAKHRTEQYLNAGVSLEPAAAGVSGMQRTYRRSMLILGVLVALVLLIACANVANLLTAQATARAREMALRVSIGAGRARLLQLVLMESALLAIIASALGGLFAAWSAPFVVSMINPPDNPARLVLPADWRVLGFAVALALAVTVLFGLAPALRASSVKPVSALKGGEDPHSKRRLMHALVAAQVAFCFLVHFVAGMFVSSFDRLANQPVGFSAERLVLMDTVAKKELPQVTWDQALAGLRTLPGVESASLMGWPLMSGNVWTSGVWANGHSPEREQPVYFLAVSPGWLETMKIPLLGGREFRPNEANPDFAIVNEAFARRYFDGQNPVGRTMETSGPKDKHNIAQIVGLVRDARYGDLRESIRPTVYVPFASKEEAGMTKSSDWGTFVVRTASKDPLDLASVLRREVANGRPELRVSDISTQEALIRSKTLRERMLATLSMFFAAVALLLASVGLYGVLDYSVIQRQREIGIRLALGARSNDIMRRVTTEVFSMLIFGAFIGLALGIASEHCVETLLFQVKALQLSVLLWPTATILGASVLAALPPVFRAVHIDPASMLRSE, encoded by the coding sequence ATGTCCATCTGGTCTCGCATCGCCCACGTTTTTCGCCCTGGTTCGCTGGACCGGGAACTCGAGGAAGAACTGCAGTCGCACATTGACGAAGCGGTGGAGAGCGGCCGCGATCCGGAAGAGGCGCGCCGCGCGTTTGGGCGCATGCTGCAGACCAGGGAACAGAGCCGCGACATCCGCATCGCCACGTGGCTTGATTCGCTGCGGGCCGACGCGGTTTTCGGATGGCGCCAGATTGTGAAGCGCAAGGTCACGTCGGGTGCGGCCATCCTGTCGCTCGCTCTCGCCATCGGCGCGTGTACCTCCGCGTTCCGTCTTGTGGACGCCATGCTGCTACGCCCGCTGCCGGTGTCCGATCCAGGTAGTCTCTTCGTCCTCAGCTACGAAGTGTTGGACAACGACGACAAGAAAGACGTAGCCGATTCCTTCGAGTATCCGCTGTTCCGCCAGTTGCGCGCCGCCGCGCATGGCCAGGCTGAATTGATGGCCATCTCCTACGCCGGGCAGGTAGACCTAACCTTCGGTACCGATCAGGAGATGGAGAAGGCGTATCGCCAGTACGTCTCCGGTTGGACCTTCGAGACACTGGGCTTGCGACCTGAATTGGGACGGCTGCTGGCGGCCAATGATGACGTGAAGCCGGGCGGGCATCCTTACGCGGTGCTCTCCTACGATTTCTGGAAGCGCCGCTTCGGCGGCGACCGCAATGTTATCGGGCGTACCTTCCGTCAGGGCACCAGCACTTATGAAGTTGTGGGCGTGCTGACGGCAGGCTTCACGGGTACGGAAACCGGAACAATGACTGATGTGTTCGTCCCCACGATGATGAACGCCAAGGCCATCGACAACCCCAATTGGAGCTGGTTCCGGACGTGGGTGCGGCTGAAACCGGGCGTCGAAGAGGAACTGATGAGGCAGAAGCTGCGGGCGGCGATGCTGGCGGCGCGCCAGGAAAAGGCAAAGGAATGGAAGTCTCCCGGCGCAAAGCACCGTACGGAGCAGTACCTGAACGCGGGGGTCTCGCTGGAGCCGGCGGCAGCAGGCGTATCGGGCATGCAGCGGACTTACAGGCGCTCGATGCTCATCCTTGGCGTGCTGGTCGCGCTCGTACTGCTCATCGCCTGTGCGAACGTAGCGAATCTTCTCACCGCTCAAGCCACGGCACGGGCGCGGGAAATGGCACTGCGTGTATCCATCGGCGCAGGGCGCGCACGGCTGCTGCAACTGGTGCTTATGGAAAGCGCCTTACTGGCGATCATTGCTTCGGCGCTGGGTGGGCTCTTCGCGGCATGGTCGGCGCCCTTCGTGGTGAGCATGATCAATCCGCCCGATAACCCGGCGCGCCTGGTGCTGCCGGCGGACTGGCGGGTGCTCGGCTTCGCGGTGGCGCTCGCTCTAGCGGTAACCGTTCTCTTCGGCCTGGCTCCGGCATTGCGGGCCTCGTCCGTGAAGCCGGTCAGCGCATTGAAGGGCGGCGAGGATCCTCATTCCAAGCGCAGGCTGATGCACGCCCTGGTCGCGGCGCAGGTGGCGTTCTGCTTCCTGGTTCATTTTGTGGCCGGCATGTTTGTATCTTCCTTCGACAGGCTTGCCAACCAGCCCGTCGGCTTTTCTGCTGAGCGCCTGGTGCTGATGGACACAGTGGCAAAGAAGGAACTGCCTCAGGTGACCTGGGATCAGGCTCTTGCGGGGCTGCGCACCCTGCCGGGCGTGGAGTCGGCCTCGCTCATGGGCTGGCCGCTGATGAGTGGCAATGTGTGGACTTCGGGTGTCTGGGCGAACGGACATTCACCAGAACGGGAGCAGCCCGTCTATTTCCTGGCTGTCTCGCCAGGTTGGCTGGAAACCATGAAGATCCCGCTGCTGGGTGGCCGCGAATTTCGCCCCAATGAAGCGAACCCTGATTTCGCCATCGTCAATGAAGCATTTGCACGCCGCTACTTCGACGGCCAGAACCCTGTCGGCCGGACCATGGAAACGTCGGGGCCGAAAGACAAGCACAACATCGCGCAGATCGTCGGACTGGTGCGCGACGCCCGTTACGGCGACCTCCGCGAATCCATCCGGCCCACTGTCTATGTCCCCTTCGCGTCAAAGGAAGAAGCCGGTATGACGAAGAGCAGTGACTGGGGCACCTTCGTGGTGCGTACCGCATCGAAGGATCCGCTGGATCTGGCGAGCGTGCTCCGCCGTGAGGTCGCCAACGGTCGGCCCGAACTGCGCGTCAGCGATATCTCCACACAGGAGGCGCTGATCCGCTCCAAGACCCTTCGAGAACGCATGCTGGCAACGCTCTCCATGTTCTTCGCGGCGGTTGCCCTGCTGCTCGCTTCCGTGGGTCTGTATGGCGTCCTGGATTACTCCGTCATCCAGAGGCAGCGCGAGATCGGGATTCGCCTCGCTCTTGGTGCCAGGTCCAACGACATCATGCGTCGCGTCACCACCGAGGTCTTCTCCATGCTGATCTTCGGTGCGTTCATCGGATTGGCCCTGGGCATCGCATCGGAACATTGTGTCGAGACGCTGCTCTTCCAGGTCAAGGCGCTACAGCTTTCCGTGCTGCTGTGGCCGACGGCAACGATTCTCGGGGCGTCGGTACTGGCTGCGCTGCCGCCAGTATTCCGCGCGGTGCACATCGATCCGGCATCGATGCTGCGGTCCGAGTAG
- a CDS encoding PadR family transcriptional regulator, with product MAKTDSLQGSLDLMVLKILSRRPSLHGYAIMTAIKDMSDEVLRVEEGSLYPALHRMEEAGWIKAAWITKDTGRRARIYELTTAGKNQLASEEARWQAVTAAVNQVLRMA from the coding sequence ATGGCTAAAACTGACTCCCTCCAGGGCTCCCTTGACCTTATGGTGCTCAAGATCCTCTCGCGCCGCCCCAGTCTGCATGGCTATGCCATCATGACCGCCATCAAGGACATGTCCGACGAAGTGCTGCGCGTCGAGGAAGGCTCGCTCTACCCGGCCCTTCACCGCATGGAAGAGGCCGGCTGGATCAAGGCCGCTTGGATCACCAAGGACACCGGTCGTCGCGCGCGTATCTATGAGCTCACCACGGCCGGAAAGAATCAGTTGGCGTCGGAGGAGGCGCGGTGGCAGGCTGTCACGGCAGCCGTAAATCAAGTGCTAAGGATGGCATGA
- a CDS encoding carboxypeptidase-like regulatory domain-containing protein codes for MISVDASLRLTKCRWIELIVLACFLVCSAPAQVITGTILGNVRDPSGSAVPGASVRIRNQGTNVETTTSSNTNGDFSAPNLPTGSYDVEVSAKGFKSYVETGVAVALDAKARIDVTLQVGDVTESVKVVASAQRLQTDASDLNATVSTQAIESLPNIGRNPLYYVVTTPGVVPRQGFESVTNFAVGDDSRKQFSNFTVNGSRPISSEILLDGAPNTNPAFNEASVLPSIDAIGDYKVITNAYSAEFGRAGGGVVSFGTKSGTNQYHGSLYNNFRNPVLNANSFGNNATGAKKGKFNVNDFGGTFAGPVSIPKLYDGKNKTFFFYSYEGVREAEDASAFLTMPTALERQGDFSQSMVQVTNPSTGLLEVVNRNIYAPFESTTTVVPVGSNFRLERQQFQSGGVLNRIPSNLLNASALKFINLYPMPNITPLNADGTLNYYDSNSTYNRLDQIIVKLDHYFSPQHHAFFRYTNDWTLNTPRNRFRTTDPQATDQAPGSQFNWSATIGHTWTVSPTSIVELRANLTRVNLNLQPSSGLNADLAGLGFSQQMVAVAPSGAFPRIAVGGSYQQIGIGNFVLRDNHSSNYAFTGSYTKIAGNWTLKFGGEYRPLYTNFYQAFVPSFAFSPNNFTSACSGTGCPTLAYNQPQGFNLADLLIGNLSGQVGGGQFTTGDPRLALRNVYLGGYTQNDWKVNRKLTVNLGLRWEFQGPLSERYNRLSQFNTMGTNATGTAGVYEFSGVNGNGRGQTDPDYRNWAPRVGFAYRLSEKLVLRSAYGISYDQITGVGSGAQGFGTDGFGNPAFQNIRPDSGYDILARPFNDSFSGGGTVLGADPSNRGYLGYSVTALDRHQRTPYIQQWNFTVERDLGKGTSLQVSYVGTKGTRLIIQQLPVDGTNSIPQATLDSARSTYMSSGINPLTAMVTNPFYGIAPASNATVGGPTISVLNLSRAFPAYNSVTKFQQRFGSSNYHAFQVSLRRSFNNGLEVGGNYVWSKSIDFGNAISVNSGNTGNGGGSSSFTVNNFQLERSVSNSDIPHRAVIYYVYELPFGKGKQLLTNTPVVSHVLGGWKVSGMTTFSAGLPLGITGGSGFGRPDLIGDPILPEEYRAYGDGKTSHPLPDGTSIVVPKNRYLYFNPHAFSGRTLTVPVAGTGNTQVVNDLYWYGNSPRFLSNLRGWGTNNWNMSIDRRFALGERMAVAFSAQAVNVFNRKEFGDAGVDKGFGSTNLVTSNGPLGRSTSSTFGTIDITNTGRTPRYLQLVARFTF; via the coding sequence ATGATCTCTGTCGATGCTTCACTGCGGCTAACAAAGTGCCGCTGGATAGAGTTGATTGTCCTTGCTTGCTTCCTGGTATGTTCCGCCCCCGCCCAAGTGATTACCGGAACGATCCTGGGGAATGTGCGCGACCCGAGTGGTTCGGCCGTCCCAGGCGCCAGCGTTCGGATCCGAAATCAGGGAACAAACGTCGAAACAACGACGAGCAGCAATACAAATGGCGACTTTTCCGCGCCAAATCTTCCGACCGGATCGTACGATGTAGAGGTCTCGGCCAAGGGATTCAAATCGTATGTCGAGACCGGTGTGGCCGTGGCGTTGGACGCGAAGGCCCGTATCGACGTCACACTGCAGGTTGGCGACGTTACCGAGTCGGTCAAAGTTGTCGCCAGTGCACAACGGCTGCAGACGGATGCCTCTGACCTGAATGCAACGGTCAGCACACAGGCTATCGAAAGCCTTCCGAATATCGGGCGAAATCCACTTTACTATGTGGTGACGACACCTGGCGTGGTACCGCGGCAAGGGTTCGAGTCTGTGACGAACTTCGCCGTGGGCGATGATTCGCGCAAGCAGTTCTCGAACTTCACGGTGAATGGCAGCCGACCCATCTCCAGCGAGATCCTGCTGGATGGAGCACCCAACACCAATCCAGCCTTCAACGAGGCCTCGGTCCTGCCCAGCATTGACGCCATCGGCGACTACAAGGTCATCACCAACGCCTACTCCGCCGAGTTTGGACGCGCCGGCGGCGGTGTGGTGAGTTTTGGCACCAAGTCCGGCACCAACCAGTATCACGGATCGCTGTACAACAACTTCCGGAATCCCGTACTGAATGCCAACAGCTTTGGGAACAATGCCACGGGCGCCAAGAAGGGCAAATTCAACGTCAATGACTTCGGCGGCACCTTCGCCGGTCCAGTTTCCATCCCGAAGCTATATGACGGCAAGAACAAAACCTTCTTCTTCTATTCCTATGAGGGTGTGAGGGAAGCGGAGGACGCCAGCGCGTTCCTCACCATGCCCACGGCACTGGAACGTCAAGGGGACTTCAGCCAATCGATGGTCCAGGTGACGAATCCGTCCACGGGCCTGCTGGAGGTGGTCAACCGCAACATCTACGCTCCGTTTGAGTCCACGACGACCGTTGTCCCGGTAGGCAGTAACTTTCGCCTCGAGCGGCAGCAGTTCCAGAGCGGCGGCGTTCTAAACAGGATTCCGTCGAACCTGTTGAACGCGAGCGCCCTGAAGTTCATCAATCTCTACCCGATGCCCAATATCACACCGCTGAATGCGGATGGGACATTGAACTACTACGACTCCAACTCCACGTACAATCGCCTGGATCAGATCATCGTCAAGCTGGACCACTACTTCAGCCCCCAGCATCACGCGTTCTTCCGCTACACCAACGACTGGACGCTGAACACGCCACGCAACCGCTTCCGCACGACCGACCCGCAGGCGACCGATCAGGCGCCAGGCAGCCAGTTCAACTGGTCCGCCACCATCGGCCACACGTGGACCGTTTCGCCGACCAGCATCGTCGAACTGCGCGCCAATCTCACGCGCGTGAACCTCAATCTGCAGCCATCCAGCGGCCTGAACGCCGACTTGGCCGGCCTCGGCTTCTCGCAGCAGATGGTCGCTGTTGCACCCAGTGGCGCGTTTCCGCGCATCGCCGTCGGAGGCAGTTATCAGCAGATCGGCATCGGCAACTTCGTGCTGCGCGACAATCATTCCAGCAACTATGCGTTCACCGGCAGCTACACCAAGATTGCCGGCAATTGGACGCTCAAGTTCGGCGGCGAGTACCGGCCCCTGTATACCAACTTCTACCAGGCGTTCGTGCCGTCGTTTGCTTTTTCACCGAACAACTTTACCTCGGCCTGTAGCGGCACGGGATGTCCCACGCTGGCCTACAATCAGCCCCAGGGCTTCAACCTTGCCGATCTCCTGATCGGAAATCTCAGCGGCCAGGTGGGGGGCGGGCAGTTCACTACGGGCGATCCACGCCTCGCGTTGCGCAATGTCTACCTGGGCGGCTACACCCAGAACGACTGGAAGGTGAACCGCAAGTTGACCGTGAACCTGGGATTGCGCTGGGAGTTCCAAGGACCGCTCTCAGAGCGCTACAACCGCCTTTCGCAGTTCAACACCATGGGGACGAACGCGACCGGAACGGCCGGTGTGTACGAGTTCTCGGGTGTCAATGGCAATGGTCGGGGACAGACCGATCCGGACTACCGCAACTGGGCGCCGCGCGTCGGTTTTGCCTACCGGCTGAGTGAGAAGCTCGTGCTGCGCTCCGCCTATGGCATCAGCTACGACCAGATCACTGGCGTGGGCAGCGGAGCCCAAGGCTTTGGCACGGACGGCTTCGGAAATCCGGCTTTTCAAAACATCCGCCCGGACAGCGGCTATGACATTCTGGCGCGCCCGTTCAACGACTCCTTCAGCGGAGGCGGCACCGTCCTGGGCGCCGACCCGAGCAATCGAGGCTATCTTGGCTACAGCGTCACCGCGCTCGATCGCCACCAACGCACCCCCTATATTCAGCAGTGGAACTTTACCGTCGAACGAGACCTGGGGAAGGGAACCAGCCTTCAGGTGTCCTACGTCGGCACGAAAGGGACGCGGCTGATCATCCAGCAGTTGCCCGTGGACGGCACCAACTCCATCCCACAGGCCACGCTGGATTCGGCCCGGTCGACCTACATGTCTAGCGGGATCAACCCACTCACGGCCATGGTCACGAACCCGTTCTATGGAATCGCGCCCGCGAGCAACGCCACAGTTGGCGGTCCCACCATCTCCGTGCTGAATCTCTCCCGAGCCTTTCCTGCCTACAACTCCGTGACCAAGTTCCAGCAGCGATTCGGGAGCTCCAACTACCATGCCTTCCAGGTCTCCCTGCGGCGCAGCTTCAACAACGGCCTTGAAGTGGGCGGCAACTACGTGTGGTCGAAGAGTATCGACTTCGGCAACGCCATCTCGGTGAACTCCGGGAACACCGGCAACGGCGGCGGATCGAGCAGCTTCACGGTGAACAACTTCCAGTTGGAGCGGTCGGTTTCCAACAGCGATATTCCACACCGCGCGGTGATCTACTACGTCTACGAGCTGCCTTTCGGTAAGGGCAAGCAACTGCTCACGAACACGCCCGTGGTTTCCCACGTGCTGGGTGGGTGGAAGGTCTCGGGTATGACGACCTTCTCCGCCGGACTACCCTTGGGTATCACCGGTGGCAGTGGTTTTGGACGGCCCGATCTCATCGGCGACCCCATTCTGCCGGAGGAGTATCGCGCCTATGGCGACGGCAAGACGTCACATCCACTACCGGACGGCACTTCCATCGTCGTACCGAAGAACCGCTACCTCTACTTCAATCCGCACGCCTTCTCCGGGCGGACTCTGACTGTTCCGGTGGCGGGTACGGGCAACACGCAGGTGGTGAACGACCTCTACTGGTATGGAAACTCACCGCGCTTCCTATCGAACCTCCGAGGCTGGGGGACGAACAACTGGAACATGTCCATTGATCGGCGATTCGCACTCGGCGAAAGGATGGCCGTCGCGTTTTCCGCACAGGCGGTGAACGTCTTCAACCGGAAAGAGTTCGGCGATGCCGGTGTGGACAAGGGATTCGGTTCGACCAATCTGGTGACTTCCAATGGGCCGTTGGGACGGTCGACGAGTTCGACCTTCGGCACCATTGACATCACCAACACCGGGCGCACGCCGCGCTATCTGCAACTCGTAGCCCGGTTCACTTTCTAG